One Drosophila willistoni isolate 14030-0811.24 chromosome XL unlocalized genomic scaffold, UCI_dwil_1.1 Seg142, whole genome shotgun sequence genomic window, CCAATGAGAATCATGCTCGCCGTATGGTGGACTTCCTTCAGACAATGGTTCCGGCCAGAGTAACCACATCAAAGCGTCTCATTTCCCATGATATACACAGCAACAACTATAACTATAAGTACTCATGGTCTGTGGAAATAGCTCCCATATCCAAGGACAGCGCCGTTTGCTTGACCAAGAAACTTCGTCATCAATTGGGGAATCTATCGCCTTTGTGCTTAGTCAATCGAGTCTCGAGCAGCATCCATCTAATTGACCCACTCACCGCCCAAATAGCCGAAATCACATCTCAGGTATATTTCCGCTCGGCTTTTGAGGCCATCTGCAATCCAAAGCAGCTGGTGGAGTATATTGTTATGGACATCGATGTGATCATGGACAAAGACCGCAAATCCTATCCGGGCCAAGGTCAAGTGTCATTTAAACATGCTCTCTGCGATATTTGGGTTGTCCGTGCCTCCGAATTGGGTCTCACCGAGAATACCATACATACGCGCTCCCATCTGGGGCATCTGCTGAAAGTTGGCGACTCTGTGATGGGCTACAATACCGGCGAGGCCAATATCAATGATCCTGAGTTTGAAAAACTTTCATCTGATATAATTCCGGATGTGATTCTAGTCCGTAAACATTATGACAGACAATCACGTCTTAGCCAGCGTGTGTGGAAGATCAAGCATTTGGCGGCGGAGGCCACTGATGAGCGTAGCAAATATGATTATAATGAGTTCCTCGACGATCTGGAAGAACATGAGGATCTGAGAGGACAGGTCAATATCTACAGAGACAGTAACAAAACCGCTCCTGAAGCCACAGATGATTTGCCCCAGATTAATTTAGCCGAGATGCTGGAAGACCTCACGTTAGAGTGTGCAGATGATGAAATGGGTGATGgccaggaggaggaggaaccACAGTTataagtttttttatttttctcttttttttatatgtacagtagtgagaaaaataaaaaagacaattttttaattgttaatgCCAATGCTAACTATTGGCAACGgatatattcatacatatttAGATCCTTTCCCAATCCATAGGTATAGCAATCTAGCAGTTGCAAGTCTCCTCCCAGTCCAGCAGAACTTGCCGGACGACAGGCAGAATATGCTTGCGGGTGGCCTGAACATTCCGTTGGCTAAGGAAACATCCATTCATAAACTTTATATCGTTGTCATACGGAAACAAACCTAATTTTGGATTTGCGTGTTCGACTAGAGTCTGTTGCAGCCTTTTGATAAGCTGAGATTCTGGTGTCAACGAAATGAGGGCCACATCGCGCTGCACCTGACCATCATCGGGTAACACATACATGCCTAAAATACACACGAGATCGGAGCCCCGGCCGAATTCCCGCACTGCCTCCTCAGCCCCATCTCGAGCCACAAAGTCCCGAGCAAGTAAAGGTAAGCCAGCCATGGGCACCTGTTGCCGTGCAGTGTGAACGATTTTCATGTCCTTACGCAGAACCTGAACTAAGCTGAGTTGACTAATATCGGCTCGGGCAGCTCTAAGCTCGTCAAAAAGTAGCTGACGATCAATttgttgatttaatttttgttccAGATTTTGTACCATGACCAAGTCCCTGTGGGAGAAACGTTTAGCTGCTGGGGAAAAATTAATTGTGTCTAGGACTATGGTGGCATGCAGCAAACGAGAGACATCCGCGGACTGAGGCTGCTCTTCTGCCAGGTAACATTCACCTATGAGCGTGGCACAAGATCCCAATTCAGGCTCCAAGTGAACGATTGCGTCTTTTGGTAACGATTTTAATGCCGGATTATCTTTGTCCAGCGGTCGATGATCGTATATCTCCTTTACAAGGGATGCTAGCTCACTTATATGATGATCAACTAGAATAACTCTGACCCGTTGATCGAGTTGCTCAGGCAAATCATCACGGAAAACTAACATGGACTGATTAATACCACATTTATCAAGCAAATAGCCAACCTCCGTCTTGAGGGGATACTCCATCCTAGGTATATTCAAAACGGGAACATAGTCATTCTGCTGCTGGCGCTGACTATAGATAAAGGCTAGAGTCAAGGCCGAGATAGCCGAATCAAGATCGCACGATTCGTTGCCCAAAACGAGATTCAAAGTCCTTTCCACAGTAGGAGCTGGACTACTCAGATACTATTTTTTGAAGATTGAAATTGTTTGAATGTCCTGCATTTATAGAATCTAGCATGCCCTACTTACTCGACCAAGTGTTGAGCGGGTTTGCTGGACGAATCGAAGAAACCccattttaatatttacacCGAAgcctttaaaatttgttagatagggtaaaaagcaaaaaaaaaacaaaaatcaaacatTTATCGTTTTTGCCATTATTTTAGAGATGCAAGATTCGTGTGTGCCAATAATTGCCCATCACTATCTCTTAATAACGTAGCCTCGCAACCCTGTACAATTTTTGGCGCTGCCATTTATTTGTGAGTTTTGTTAACTAGAAACGAAATAGTTTCCACCATGAACGATGAAATAGAGATTGATCAGCTTAAGCATACAATAATAGAAAATGCTAAGTTTTATAGAGAAGTTTACAATGGTAAATATGGAACATTAAGTTTGTGcggttttgtttaaacaatgtttacatttttagaaatttttgaCGCGACAGATGAAGACCATGAACTAAATGAATTGTTAACTGAGAGTGTGAAAACTCGCTTGAACAACGTTGCCGAACTGATAGAACTAAAGGTTACTAATAAAGCCCAAAACCAGGCTTTACATTCGGTGAGAAATTCGTGTGCAACTCTTGAAGAATTCGAGGAGAAATTCTCTGAATTACGCACAGAAGCGGAAAAAAAGCGTGTCAAAGTCAAAAACATGGTCGATTATAAGGAGGCAAAGAAGATGTTGGAGAACATGAATGACATACCTGAAGAATCTGGTGCACGAGACAACGATGACCTCGAGATGGTGGCCACTGATGGTGATATCTTCTCGCTGTACGATCCTTGGTCAAAGTGTTTGCTGCGCAATCCAGtaaaaaatagcatttgcGGTCATATCTATGACAGCGAATCAGTTAATTCGGTTATTAAAGATAATTTATCCACTCGATGCCCCATACTAGGCTGTAACAATAGAGACTTTATAACACCAAGCCATCTAATTGTAGATAACGAGTTGTGTGAAAGGGTCAAAGAACGTCTGACAACTGAGTCCAAT contains:
- the LOC6653031 gene encoding 60S ribosomal export protein NMD3, with the protein product MEHADYAPLGATAAAASTAIVLCCECGVAIQPNPANMCVTCLRNHVDITENIPKQAVLHFCRNCERYLQPPTEWIQASLESRELLAICLKKLKGLKDVKLVDAGFIWTEQHSKRIKVKLTVHGQISGGTVLQQVFVVEFTVQNQMCNDCHRTEAKDFWRCLVQVRQRAENKKTFYYLEQLILKHKAHENTLGIKPEHGGLDFYYANENHARRMVDFLQTMVPARVTTSKRLISHDIHSNNYNYKYSWSVEIAPISKDSAVCLTKKLRHQLGNLSPLCLVNRVSSSIHLIDPLTAQIAEITSQVYFRSAFEAICNPKQLVEYIVMDIDVIMDKDRKSYPGQGQVSFKHALCDIWVVRASELGLTENTIHTRSHLGHLLKVGDSVMGYNTGEANINDPEFEKLSSDIIPDVILVRKHYDRQSRLSQRVWKIKHLAAEATDERSKYDYNEFLDDLEEHEDLRGQVNIYRDSNKTAPEATDDLPQINLAEMLEDLTLECADDEMGDGQEEEEPQL
- the LOC6653132 gene encoding exopolyphosphatase PRUNE1, which produces MGFLRFVQQTRSTLGRYLSSPAPTVERTLNLVLGNESCDLDSAISALTLAFIYSQRQQQNDYVPVLNIPRMEYPLKTEVGYLLDKCGINQSMLVFRDDLPEQLDQRVRVILVDHHISELASLVKEIYDHRPLDKDNPALKSLPKDAIVHLEPELGSCATLIGECYLAEEQPQSADVSRLLHATIVLDTINFSPAAKRFSHRDLVMVQNLEQKLNQQIDRQLLFDELRAARADISQLSLVQVLRKDMKIVHTARQQVPMAGLPLLARDFVARDGAEEAVREFGRGSDLVCILGMYVLPDDGQVQRDVALISLTPESQLIKRLQQTLVEHANPKLGLFPYDNDIKFMNGCFLSQRNVQATRKHILPVVRQVLLDWEETCNC
- the LOC6653133 gene encoding E3 SUMO-protein ligase MMS21, which encodes MNDEIEIDQLKHTIIENAKFYREVYNEIFDATDEDHELNELLTESVKTRLNNVAELIELKVTNKAQNQALHSVRNSCATLEEFEEKFSELRTEAEKKRVKVKNMVDYKEAKKMLENMNDIPEESGARDNDDLEMVATDGDIFSLYDPWSKCLLRNPVKNSICGHIYDSESVNSVIKDNLSTRCPILGCNNRDFITPSHLIVDNELCERVKERLTTESNEGAESDSE